One window of Dethiosulfovibrio russensis genomic DNA carries:
- a CDS encoding threonine aldolase family protein — protein sequence MKIVDFRSDTVTCPGDEMRKVIFEASVGDAGYDDDPSVNELESLAAELVGQEAALFVSSGIMGNIVSTLTHCRRGEAILVGDKAHIYRYEGGGFSAITGVLPYVLDDETGVPSPESVKDACPIRNVHFAQPSLLCLENTHNDRGGLAVSPVEFQKTVEMGRDMGLAVHLDGARIFNAAAAWDVDVKEYTASVDSVQFCLSKGLGAPMGALLCGSEEFISRAKFARKMVGGELRQAGFMAAAGIYALKKNVDRLVKDHENASIAEGLLSSADLIVESVPEGTRATNMIYFHLPESGPDSEELSRRCLDKGVLLNAMEPRRIRLVTHLDMDEKDLRRGVEVVLEEVNNS from the coding sequence ATGAAAATCGTCGATTTTAGAAGCGATACGGTAACCTGTCCTGGCGATGAGATGCGAAAAGTCATCTTCGAGGCGTCGGTCGGAGATGCCGGGTACGACGACGATCCGTCGGTCAACGAATTGGAGTCTTTGGCTGCGGAACTCGTAGGACAGGAGGCAGCTTTATTCGTGTCCTCCGGGATAATGGGAAATATTGTGTCCACCTTAACCCATTGTAGGAGGGGAGAGGCTATCCTAGTAGGAGACAAGGCCCATATTTACAGGTACGAAGGCGGCGGTTTTTCCGCCATAACCGGGGTGTTGCCCTACGTGTTGGACGACGAAACCGGAGTTCCCTCTCCGGAGAGCGTCAAAGACGCCTGTCCGATCAGAAACGTCCATTTTGCCCAGCCGTCCCTTCTGTGTCTGGAGAACACCCATAACGATAGAGGCGGTCTTGCGGTTTCACCAGTAGAGTTTCAGAAGACCGTCGAGATGGGCCGTGATATGGGACTCGCAGTTCATCTCGATGGAGCGAGAATCTTCAACGCAGCAGCGGCGTGGGACGTGGACGTGAAGGAGTATACTGCGTCGGTTGATTCGGTTCAGTTCTGTCTTTCCAAGGGTTTGGGAGCCCCTATGGGCGCTCTGCTTTGCGGATCGGAGGAGTTTATCTCGAGGGCCAAGTTCGCCAGAAAGATGGTGGGCGGAGAGCTTCGACAGGCTGGTTTCATGGCCGCCGCCGGGATCTATGCGTTAAAGAAAAACGTCGATCGTCTCGTAAAGGATCACGAGAATGCCTCGATAGCGGAGGGTCTTCTCTCTTCCGCCGATCTTATAGTGGAGTCCGTGCCGGAGGGAACCAGAGCGACCAACATGATATATTTCCATCTCCCCGAATCCGGCCCGGATAGCGAAGAACTTTCCCGAAGATGTCTCGATAAAGGCGTCCTCCTCAACGCTATGGAGCCCAGACGCATAAGGCTGGTCACCCATCTCGACATGGACGAAAAGGATCTCCGCCGTGGTGTGGAGGTAGTTCTGGAGGAGGTTAATAACTCTTGA
- a CDS encoding PHP domain-containing protein: MILVDLHTHSSCSDGTVPPDKLAKLAHRSGISVVSLTDHDTVDGVPVFTRECRRLGVKSLSGVELSADYPTTMHILGYGFDLAFPELVEVLQDLRDHRERRNLEIIDRLRDVGVELTLDDVLSETHGNVVTRPHVAKAMMKKGYASSISECFQRYLKRGMPGYVSRKRLSPEMCISLIKKAGGVACLAHPIQTSQDPVELRSILKELKALGLWGLECISRHHNSEQIFNYMRLASELELHCTAGSDFHGSNRVGVSMGVPVAEDFLPWARLGISL; the protein is encoded by the coding sequence ATGATCCTCGTCGACCTTCACACCCATAGTAGCTGTTCGGATGGGACGGTCCCTCCGGATAAGCTGGCTAAACTGGCACATAGATCCGGCATTTCGGTTGTAAGTCTTACGGATCACGATACAGTCGATGGGGTCCCCGTTTTCACGAGGGAATGTCGTAGGCTGGGGGTAAAATCGCTCTCCGGGGTGGAGCTGTCTGCCGATTATCCGACTACCATGCATATCTTGGGATATGGTTTCGACCTAGCTTTTCCCGAGCTGGTGGAGGTATTGCAGGACCTGAGGGATCACAGGGAGAGGCGCAATCTGGAGATCATCGACAGGCTTCGCGACGTCGGAGTGGAGCTTACGTTGGACGATGTCCTTTCCGAGACTCACGGTAACGTCGTCACGAGGCCTCATGTGGCTAAGGCAATGATGAAAAAGGGCTATGCGTCTTCCATCTCCGAGTGTTTTCAACGTTATCTCAAAAGGGGGATGCCCGGTTACGTTTCCCGGAAGAGGCTTTCTCCCGAGATGTGTATCTCCTTGATAAAAAAGGCCGGCGGAGTGGCTTGTCTGGCCCATCCGATACAGACCTCCCAGGATCCGGTAGAGCTGAGGTCTATATTGAAGGAGCTGAAGGCACTGGGGCTGTGGGGGCTCGAGTGTATATCCAGACATCATAATTCGGAGCAGATATTCAACTATATGAGGTTGGCCTCCGAGCTTGAATTGCACTGTACCGCTGGTTCCGATTTTCACGGTTCCAATCGAGTAGGCGTCTCCATGGGCGTTCCCGTGGCCGAAGATTTTCTTCCTTGGGCACGTCTCGGAATCTCGCTTTAA
- a CDS encoding chemotaxis protein CheW — MSPTQEKQKINEADMYAEGINKGEEKIILVFGLNEENFGLDVQDIREIVRVPPIVTRVPNAPSHIKGVINLRGTIVPVLDISMRIGEGSNEETSESRIIVVEYSDVLFGILVDDVKEVNTIYESQIEQVSDLDSAVDQEFMRGVAKMEDGRLIVLLDLPALFQIEGLVEDEGKE, encoded by the coding sequence ATGAGCCCAACTCAGGAGAAGCAGAAGATCAACGAAGCGGATATGTACGCAGAGGGTATCAATAAAGGAGAGGAAAAGATAATCCTGGTCTTTGGATTGAACGAGGAGAATTTCGGTCTGGATGTCCAGGATATCAGGGAGATCGTCAGGGTCCCTCCCATCGTCACCAGGGTTCCCAACGCTCCGTCTCATATCAAGGGAGTTATCAACCTAAGAGGGACCATCGTGCCGGTCTTGGATATATCCATGCGCATCGGGGAAGGCTCCAACGAGGAGACCTCCGAGTCCAGGATAATAGTGGTCGAATACTCGGACGTTTTGTTCGGCATATTGGTGGACGACGTCAAAGAGGTCAACACGATTTACGAGTCTCAGATCGAGCAGGTTTCCGATCTCGATTCCGCTGTGGATCAGGAGTTCATGAGGGGAGTCGCAAAGATGGAGGACGGTCGTCTGATAGTTCTTCTGGATCTTCCCGCTCTTTTCCAGATTGAGGGACTTGTAGAGGACGAAGGCAAGGAATAG
- a CDS encoding TldD/PmbA family protein, with protein MSLKREEVERIVFSVVERSIEGGAAMADVVYGDSVSRSVSLRDGNVENVRSSQSGGIGLRVVDSRGAQGLASVNSLDPDGISQMVSWALSNCSLGEPNDSVDMSRKQPDSDESDLDLWDDEIPSLARDDRLQRCLEMHNRASDADGRILSIRSSSWSDGYGESFYANSFGVSRWHRGTIVSAGMSLVTEDGDSMEMGGFGDERRYLEDLDHLHIADRAVVESVRTLGGKPLTTGAYDLVLSPDAASSLLYAISDMFFASSIQKNRSLLRGRLGSKVGASCLNLVDDGRLVRGIGSSAADGEGVPCGKTSLLREGRLESFLYSLEYAKKAGVSSTGNGFRGVATVPDVDLSNMYLEPDLSSPSSLIPLVSKGLYVSDFMGLHTVNSVTGEFSLGAKGTAIESGGLQGPVSGVTVAGNLIDLLMKVSSVGRDLTFFGDVGSPSLVVRDVTLAGS; from the coding sequence TTGAGCCTGAAGAGGGAAGAGGTAGAGAGGATAGTTTTTTCCGTCGTCGAGAGGTCCATCGAAGGTGGAGCAGCCATGGCGGACGTGGTCTACGGCGATTCGGTCTCCCGTTCCGTCTCTCTCAGGGATGGGAATGTGGAGAATGTCAGAAGTTCCCAGTCCGGGGGCATAGGCCTCAGGGTGGTGGATTCGAGAGGTGCCCAGGGTCTTGCCAGCGTAAACTCTCTCGATCCCGACGGTATATCCCAGATGGTCTCGTGGGCTTTATCCAACTGCTCTCTGGGAGAGCCCAACGATTCGGTGGATATGTCCAGGAAACAGCCTGATTCTGACGAGTCCGATCTGGATCTATGGGACGATGAAATCCCCTCACTTGCCAGGGATGATCGTCTTCAGAGATGTCTGGAGATGCATAATAGGGCTTCCGATGCCGACGGAAGGATCCTGTCGATCCGTAGTTCGTCGTGGAGCGATGGATACGGCGAATCCTTTTACGCTAACTCCTTCGGTGTCTCTAGGTGGCACAGGGGAACCATCGTGTCCGCCGGTATGTCCCTCGTTACGGAGGACGGAGATTCCATGGAGATGGGTGGTTTCGGAGACGAGAGGAGATATCTTGAGGATCTGGATCACCTTCATATAGCCGATCGTGCCGTCGTTGAATCGGTTCGTACTCTCGGAGGAAAACCTCTTACGACGGGGGCATACGATCTCGTTCTGTCTCCCGATGCAGCCTCCTCCCTCCTATATGCCATTTCGGATATGTTTTTCGCGTCGTCGATACAGAAGAACCGCTCTCTCTTGAGAGGTCGACTTGGATCTAAGGTGGGAGCCTCTTGTCTCAATCTGGTGGACGACGGAAGACTGGTCAGAGGTATAGGATCGTCCGCGGCGGATGGAGAGGGTGTCCCCTGCGGGAAAACCTCTCTTTTGAGAGAGGGACGGTTGGAGTCTTTTCTCTACAGCTTGGAATACGCCAAGAAAGCGGGAGTTTCCTCTACGGGGAACGGTTTCCGAGGGGTGGCTACCGTTCCGGACGTGGATTTATCGAACATGTATCTGGAGCCGGACCTTTCCTCCCCCTCCTCCTTGATTCCCCTGGTCTCGAAAGGGCTTTATGTTTCCGATTTCATGGGACTTCATACCGTCAACTCCGTGACGGGGGAGTTCTCCCTCGGAGCAAAGGGCACCGCCATAGAGTCGGGGGGGCTGCAGGGGCCCGTCTCGGGAGTAACTGTAGC